One window of Planctomycetia bacterium genomic DNA carries:
- a CDS encoding NAD(P) transhydrogenase subunit alpha, translating into MEMFVIGITVFTLATFVGFEVITKVPPTLHTPLMSGSNAISGITIIGAIFAAGLKLNLWTSAFGVIAISFAMINVVGGFLVTHRMLGMFKRKG; encoded by the coding sequence ATGGAAATGTTCGTCATCGGTATCACGGTCTTCACGCTGGCGACCTTCGTCGGCTTTGAAGTCATTACCAAGGTCCCGCCGACCCTGCACACGCCACTGATGTCCGGCTCCAACGCCATTTCGGGCATCACCATCATCGGCGCCATCTTCGCAGCGGGCTTGAAGCTCAATTTATGGACATCCGCCTTCGGCGTCATCGCCATCTCATTCGCCATGATCAACGTCGTCGGCGGTTTCTTGGTCACCCACCGCATGTTGGGCATGTTTAAGAGGAAAGGCTGA
- a CDS encoding sigma-70 family RNA polymerase sigma factor — MRDPQEERLQQAVSGGEEAAFEEVYKVFAGRVRLAAWRISHRPDWLDEIVNEAWYRAFQKRTSYDPAKPFLHWMAGIVQNVYREQCRKSPLTLGGTEESAGDTRLDMVTPAQLADEAETLAGLNDCIGKLPPDEARLVRLRFFDNKTLREISAALGVPESTLRETRLPGVMDALRRCLGKKNIEISRIFPAQGGAEGQ; from the coding sequence ATGCGCGATCCCCAGGAAGAAAGGCTTCAGCAGGCCGTCAGCGGCGGTGAAGAGGCCGCCTTTGAAGAGGTCTACAAAGTGTTCGCCGGGCGGGTACGGCTTGCGGCCTGGCGCATATCGCATCGGCCGGACTGGCTGGATGAGATCGTCAACGAGGCGTGGTATCGGGCCTTCCAAAAGCGGACGAGCTACGACCCGGCCAAGCCGTTTCTCCACTGGATGGCGGGGATCGTTCAAAACGTTTATCGGGAGCAGTGCCGCAAGTCGCCCCTGACGCTGGGGGGCACCGAGGAGTCCGCGGGGGATACCCGGCTGGACATGGTGACGCCGGCCCAGTTGGCTGACGAAGCCGAAACGCTGGCCGGATTGAACGACTGCATTGGCAAATTGCCCCCGGACGAGGCGCGGCTCGTGCGCCTTAGGTTCTTTGATAACAAGACATTACGGGAGATATCGGCGGCTTTGGGGGTGCCGGAATCGACGCTTCGGGAGACTCGGCTGCCCGGGGTCATGGATGCCCTGCGCCGGTGCCTGGGAAAAAAGAATATTGAGATTTCCCGGATTTTTCCTGCGCAAGGGGGGGCCGAGGGTCAATAG
- a CDS encoding Re/Si-specific NAD(P)(+) transhydrogenase subunit alpha — protein MKLAIPKATLEGEARVSLIPETCMRIKKLGLDTLIESGAGTQAGFLDSEYEAVGVRTCGSADELFGEADIFVSVHPPTEADLSRLRSGSTLFSILNPLIRHDLVRKLAEGGITSLAMDLMPRISRAQKMDVLSSQSTISGYKAVLLAAVELKKMFPMMMTAAGTLAPAKVLVMGAGVAGLQAIATARRLGAVVEAFDVRPAVKEQVHSLGAKFVEVEAQAEDAEDKGGYAREMSDAYKQKQKEVIAQHVKDADIAISTALIPGKPAPVLITAEMVHAMRPGSVIIDLAAEAGGNCELTKAGVRVDANGVLILGPTNLPATVPFHASQMYSRNVGAFLQDLVKDGKLILSMDDECVAGTLVTQGGQIVHPRVRDAMGS, from the coding sequence ATGAAGCTTGCGATTCCAAAGGCGACTCTCGAGGGTGAAGCAAGAGTTTCCCTCATTCCAGAAACCTGCATGCGAATCAAGAAGTTAGGGCTCGATACGCTGATCGAAAGCGGCGCCGGGACCCAGGCCGGCTTTCTCGATTCGGAATACGAAGCAGTCGGCGTCCGGACATGCGGTTCCGCCGATGAGTTGTTCGGCGAAGCGGATATTTTCGTCTCCGTCCACCCGCCGACCGAAGCCGACCTTTCCAGATTACGATCCGGCTCCACCCTGTTCTCAATACTCAACCCGCTCATCCGGCACGATCTCGTTCGCAAGCTGGCCGAGGGCGGGATCACCTCGCTTGCCATGGACCTGATGCCCCGCATCAGCCGCGCCCAGAAGATGGACGTCTTAAGTTCGCAAAGCACCATCTCCGGCTACAAGGCCGTCCTGCTCGCCGCCGTGGAATTGAAAAAGATGTTCCCCATGATGATGACCGCCGCCGGAACCTTGGCGCCGGCAAAAGTACTCGTGATGGGCGCCGGCGTGGCGGGACTTCAGGCCATCGCCACCGCACGCCGCCTTGGCGCGGTCGTCGAGGCCTTCGACGTGCGCCCCGCCGTCAAAGAACAGGTCCACAGCCTTGGCGCCAAATTCGTCGAGGTCGAAGCGCAGGCGGAGGATGCCGAGGACAAGGGCGGCTACGCCAGGGAAATGTCCGACGCCTACAAGCAGAAGCAAAAGGAAGTCATCGCCCAGCATGTGAAAGATGCGGATATCGCCATCTCCACCGCTCTTATTCCAGGCAAGCCGGCGCCGGTCCTGATCACGGCGGAAATGGTCCACGCCATGCGACCCGGCTCGGTCATCATCGACCTCGCTGCCGAGGCCGGGGGCAATTGTGAACTCACCAAGGCCGGCGTGCGCGTCGATGCCAACGGCGTACTGATTCTCGGCCCGACCAATCTGCCCGCGACCGTCCCCTTTCATGCGAGCCAGATGTACTCAAGAAACGTCGGCGCGTTTCTCCAGGACCTCGTGAAGGACGGAAAGCTCATCCTGAGCATGGACGATGAATGCGTGGCGGGTACGCTGGTCACACAGGGCGGACAAATCGTTCACCCGCGCGTCCGCGATGCCATGGGCAGCTAG
- a CDS encoding glycosyltransferase: protein MSQSADQSPRLAVLVPCYNEAATVEKVVKDFRRELPEAVVYVFDNNSTDGTAELARAAGAVVIHEKKQGKGHVVAAMFEKVVADYYVMTDGDDTYPAEQVRELLVPVMRGEADMVVGRREAKDTQAAYRRFHVLGNRLVRTMVNLIFGARLTDIMSGYRAFNREIAENLPVCAYGFDIETEMTVQCLYHKWVIREVPIRYGVRPEGSASKLNTFHDGLRVIFKILSLFRSYKPLTFFGGMAILLFIVGCGLGATAYWRDWSPDSGYRMTCVILSAAMFAMSLVAASIGVTVQLINFRFLELDSLLRRRRRGEPTAAQHGERYEQDA from the coding sequence ATGAGCCAATCGGCAGACCAAAGTCCACGACTTGCAGTCCTCGTCCCCTGCTACAACGAAGCGGCGACCGTTGAGAAAGTCGTCAAAGACTTTCGCCGCGAGTTGCCCGAGGCCGTTGTTTACGTCTTCGACAACAACAGCACCGACGGGACCGCCGAGCTTGCGCGGGCAGCCGGGGCGGTGGTCATCCACGAAAAGAAGCAGGGCAAGGGGCACGTGGTCGCGGCGATGTTTGAAAAGGTGGTCGCGGATTATTACGTGATGACCGACGGTGACGACACCTATCCGGCCGAACAGGTGCGCGAGTTGCTCGTGCCGGTGATGCGCGGCGAGGCAGACATGGTGGTGGGGCGGCGGGAGGCAAAAGACACGCAGGCGGCCTACCGCCGGTTTCACGTACTCGGGAATCGGCTGGTGCGCACGATGGTCAACCTCATCTTCGGCGCACGCCTTACGGACATTATGAGCGGGTATCGGGCATTTAATCGCGAGATCGCCGAGAATCTGCCGGTCTGTGCCTACGGATTCGATATCGAGACGGAGATGACGGTGCAGTGCCTGTATCACAAGTGGGTGATCCGAGAGGTGCCGATCCGTTATGGCGTTCGGCCCGAGGGAAGTGCCTCGAAGTTGAACACCTTTCATGACGGGCTGCGCGTCATTTTCAAGATTCTGAGCCTGTTCCGATCGTACAAGCCGCTGACGTTTTTCGGCGGGATGGCGATTTTGCTGTTTATCGTTGGATGCGGGCTCGGCGCAACGGCCTACTGGCGAGACTGGTCGCCGGACTCGGGCTATCGGATGACATGCGTGATTCTGTCGGCGGCGATGTTTGCGATGAGCCTGGTGGCGGCCAGCATCGGGGTGACGGTGCAACTGATTAATTTTCGATTTCTCGAACTCGATTCCCTGCTGCGCAGGCGCCGACGCGGCGAGCCCACCGCAGCGCAGCACGGCGAGCGGTACGAGCAGGATGCGTGA